The following are encoded together in the Ovis canadensis isolate MfBH-ARS-UI-01 breed Bighorn chromosome 2, ARS-UI_OviCan_v2, whole genome shotgun sequence genome:
- the MAIP1 gene encoding m-AAA protease-interacting protein 1, mitochondrial, with translation MALAVRLLPRLLLSRPLPGCAARLRTLGSAEVKRPLSGLCCFCRRRLGSGAAPFPRVSWASAALALSARYPQRPLLSPLEVAATLPTFPSCPRRTYSTEEQPQQRQKTKMIILGFSNPINWVRTRIYSFLIWAYFDQEFSITEFSEGAKQAFAHVSKLLSQCKFDLLEELVAKETLRVLKEKVTSLPDNHKHALAADIDEIVYTSTGDISIYYDEKGRKFVNILMCFWYLTSANIPSEAISGARVFQVKLGDQNVETKQLLSASYEFQREFTQGVKPDWTITRIEHPKLLE, from the exons ATGGCGCTGGCCGTCCGTCTTTTACCCCGCTTGCTACTTTCTCGGCCTCTACCGGGCTGCGCTGCCCGGCTCCGGACTCTCGGTTCAGCCGAGGTGAAGCGCCCATTGTCTGGACTTTGCTGCTTCTGCCGCCGCCGCCTCGGCTCGGGAGCAGCCCCATTTCCTCGAGTCTCTTGGGCCTCCGCGGCCTTGGCCCTATCTGCTCGGTATCCTCAGCGTCCCTTGCTCAGCCCCCTAGAAGTCGCCGCAACCCTCCCCACTTTCCCTTCTTGCCCCCGGCGAACCTACAGCACCGAGGAGCAACCCCAGCAGCGTCAGAAAACCAAAATGATCATTCTGGGGTTCTCCAACCCCATCAACTGGGTTCGGACTCGAATTTACTCCTTCCTTATCTGGGCCTATTTCGACCAAGAGTTCAGCATCACAGAGTTCTCAGAAGGAGCGAAGCAG gcttTTGCTCATGTGTCCAAATTGCTGTCACAGTGTAAGTTTGATCTATTGGAAGAACTTGTGGCCAAAGAG ACTCTGCGTGTATTGAAAGAAAAGGTTACTTCACTACCTGACAACCATAAACATGCGCTTGCTGCTGACATAGATGAAATTGTGTACACATCAACAGGAGACATCTCCATTTACTATGATGAGAAAG GAAGGAAGTTTGTTAACATCCTGATGTGCTTTTGGTATCTAACCAGTGCCAACATCCCCAGTGAAGCCATAAGTGGAGCCCGTGTGTTCCAGGTTAAGTTGGGGGATCAGAATGTGGAAACTAAACAACTTCTTAGTGCAAGCTATGA ATTTCAGAGAGAGTTTACACAAGGAGTAAAGCCTGACTGGACCATTACACGGATTGAACACCCAAAGTTATTAGAATAA